Within Melospiza georgiana isolate bMelGeo1 chromosome 33, bMelGeo1.pri, whole genome shotgun sequence, the genomic segment gcagcctctgggctcTTGTCAAGAAAGAAGTGGTGCCCATGGTGccagctgggcagaggcagcagtggcagcgCTGGCAGCAGTGAGAGTGGTGTAGATGTCTAATTCGCAGCAGGTTTTATGAGCCCCACAGCCAGGTGGGTGATTATGTGCAGACTTTAAACCAATCATGGCTGCACCACGGGAGACGCCTGGCAGCGACCAGAGTCCTGTGTGTGGCCGGGGACACCGTGTGACAATGCTGCACCCCAGCAGGGCAAGGCCAGGTAGGAACACCCTGAGCCCCAAGTGGCCGTGGGGAGTCACGACCTCGCTCAGGTGAGCAGGCACAGGTATTGCCTGGCCAGGAACCCCTTTTATCCCTGCTCAAGCCACAGCTGCAGTCAATACTAATCAAGAGATCCTGGAAAGCTGCAGTCAGCACTAATAAAGAGATCCTGGAAAGGcctccaggctgggccaggcccTCAAGAGTGGCCCAGGGGAGGCATTAGCACAGCATGGGGCAAGGAAATGGGAGAGGGAGATAGGAAGGGAGCAGTGCAGACACAGGAGCCTGGCAATCACCTGCACCTCTGAGGCAGCCCCCCAGAGTCATCCTGGTGGACAGGGGGAATCTGCCTCCAAACACATGAGATTCCAGTCTGAAGGAGCATGGAAGGTCACCGTTTAGCATAAATAGACTTTATTGctctgtacacacacacacttgacccccacagggctccctgtggctgtgcagcGCTGCAGAAGGTGGAcagcctccagcccaggcaCCACTTCCCAGCAAGATCTGACCCATCTACAACAAAAACAGGTGGTGAGAAGAGGCTGCTGCCCACTGCCTGCTCTGACAGGCCTGGCAAGCCCAGGATCCCACCAGCCCACACCTGAAACACACGTGGGCTGCTCAATCAGGACTGGGCACAGCTACCAGCTCGAGAACCAGCGTCGGAGGAAGCTGCCCAGCGCAGATGAGGGGCCCAGGTTGGCAGCAGGAATCTCTTcttgctgtgcccaggtgccagcGAACTGTGCCAGATCCCCTGTGAGGGCAGAGAGAGCTCCCTCAGTGGGGCTCCCGTGCAGTCTCTGCACCCTCCCCAGAGCTCCACTCACGGTCATCCATGTTGAGCACCTCCTCGCGGTAGTCCTTGCTCTGCCCGTCCTCCCTGGTGGTGCTGATGAAGGCCTGGTCCCCTCTCCGCCGTGTCACCGTGGTCTCCCGGCGGCCCTGGCTGTCCTGCACGGTGCGGCGCTCCTCCACCGCCTGCGCACAGCACCGAGCCCTGAGAGACCCCCAGACCACGGGGACGGTGTCCCCAggcctcccccagccctgcagggacactcacccCGTCAGGGAGAGTCACTGTGGTGACAGAGACGCTCTTGAAGTAAGAGTGGGACCTGGGCTCGTCGGGTCTCAGGatggtgcccagcccagcagaggaaACCTGGGAGTCCAGGTCTGGGGGGAGAGGGAAGGCGGTGGCAGCACAGgcggctggagcagggagggcccCTCAGCCCCCGCTCCCAGCACCCACCTTGGTCTTCCTTGAGGGCGGGAGGAGCCCGGGGAGCATCTTCCAGCTGCAAGATAAAGCCACGCACCGCTGACGGCAGTGATGGGAAGCAAAGCGCAACACTGGGGCAGCACCGCACCAGCACAGAGCCGGCTGCCCTGCGGAAGGCAGAGGCCAGACCCTTCACCCACCCCTAGGAAGGGTCTCCATGGCCGGGCCAGATCGCCGGAGCTCCCCGGGGCCGCGCTGGCAGGGGGACTGTCCGGCTGCTTCAGCATCGAGTCCCGCAGCGGTCGCCTTGCGCTGCCTtcccccgggccgggcagggcgggctctgggcagcacaagggcGTCGGTCAGGCCGaggggctctgagctgcccCCAGAGTCTCGCTCAGCCCTCCCGTACCCACCGAAAGGCTGCTGGGGCTCGGCCCAGAACCCCCCCAGGACGCCCAGGAGCTCGCCCATGTCCCGGAACAGCTCCTCGAAGGCACCGCGGGAGGAGCCAGGGCTGAACCCGAAGCCGAAGTCCTGGGGCGGCTGCGACATGGACGGGCcgccatcctcctcctcatcctcctcctcgtccCACGCCGCGCCGCCGAACAGCGGGTCCCGGGGTCTGCGGGACAGCGGCAGTGAGGGACCGGACAAGCCGGAGCAAGCGGGGCAGGGCCGGTGGGGCAACGGGCGGTTGAGAGAGGGACAGGTGCGGGCGAGGCCGGGGGCACCCGGGGCACGGGCGGGGTCCCCGTCACCTGCACCGTCCCGGGAAGCCGAAGAAGCCGCGGAACACGTCGTAGAAGCTCATCCCGCCGGGGCCCTCCAGGTCCCGCTACCCCGTCCCGACCGGGTCGCGCTGCCGCCAAGCGCCGCGGCCGTAAAGCGCCGCCGGCTGTCGCGAGGCGCTGCGGCAGCGCGGCCGTCCCGTGTCCCACCCGGGTCCCGAGCGCCGCACGGGCCGGAACCGCCCCGGTGTGACCGGCCCGAGCCCCCGAGAGCCGCACGGGCCGGAACCGCCCCGGTGTGACCGGCCCGAGCCCCCGAGAGCCGCACGGGCCGGAACCGCCCCGGTGTGACCGGCCCGAGCCCCCGAGAGCCGCACGGGCCGGAACCGCCCCGGTGTGACCGGCCCGAGCCCCCGAGAGCCGCACGGGCCGGAACCGCCCCGGTGTGACCGGCCCGGGCCCCCGAGAGCCGCACGGGCCGGAGCCGTCCCGGTGTGACCGGCCCCGCGGGCCCACGCTGTTCGCACCAGCTACCCCGTGGAGTGCGCCAGGCCCTCGTGCGGGCTGACGGCGTCCCGGGCTCCGGTAGCGGCCCCTGCGCTCCCCCAGCCGAGCTCCGgcgcccagcccggccccgccgctcccctcagccccacGCGGCTCTGGagggctccagctgtgcccctgccgTGAGGGGAAGCTCGGCGGGCACTGCAGCACCGGGCACTGCTGTTTCAGTGTCTCACTGCCCTCCCCGGTGCCTGTGAGAACCCTCCCGGACTGCCCGGTGGGGAcgaggagctggggagagcagccccgAACCCCCaaaaggaggagcagcagcaccagagcagtGGGGACACAAGGCAGAGCTCATTAGGAAGCAGAAATGAAGGGTGAGGGTCTCAGAGAAGGGAGGGCATCATCCCTGTGCTGGCATCTTGCTGCCCAGCATtgcagctgggaaaaggaaaatccacAAAATGAGGGGACAAAAACACCAGCAAGAAGCTGGGGAGGGGTGAGGGAAGCGCTGCCCCCactgcccagggacacccaACCCCCTGCACCAAAAATAGGGAACGAGGCTGAGAAGGTGGAAAAAATACACACATCACTTTGTGATCTTTATTCTCTTCAGTAAATCCCCGCttggggctgcagctgaaggGATCAGGTGGAACTGAAAAATACAAGATCTGGACTGCatagaaaaaaccaaaaataatacccccaaaaaaccaaaccaaatcaaacaaaaccccacaaaacaaaacaggaaaaaaaaaaaaagaaaataaaaaaatccccaacccaAAAGCAGAAGATACTTACAGCGTGCAAGCAGGGCAGGACCTGCACTCTGGGCCCGTGAGGATGGAGGGACGCAGATGGAAAACATAAAATACCAGGGGGGACCCCTCGGCGGGGTGGGGGAGAAATGAGAGAACTAGAGGACAGcatggggtttttgtttttatatacAAGACACATTTATCCATTAAATTTAGAACACGGTACAAAAAAAACACTTCAACTAATTAATCTTACAATGCTGCTCATATCAATTACTGGTCTTAATCCTAATAATAAGGGGGTTTGCTGTAGGCGACTCGCAGCTTCCACTCCTTTGGATCTGAGAGATTCTGGGGCAGCTGGATGGGAGAGGGGATAGAAAGGagtaaaaaccaaaaaaggcCCCTACGGCAAACGGTTCAGATCTGAATgcggagagagagagagagaaaaaaaaaaagaaaaaaaaaaaaagaaaaaatacaaattctaTATTACATACAACAGGAAAGTGGCTGAAGACAGACAACGCAGAGGCGCCTGCGGCCTGCCCTGCggggccctgctgggctgggggcccgGGCGCTCCCCGCCGCAGGgttctctcctccctggggtCCTTCCTCATCATCGGGGGCACTGGGATTCTCTTCTGGAAGCGAGTGGTGCCGAGGGCCCGGCCTCAGTTGGCGCCCCAGCTGTAGCTGTTGTAGGCAGACTTGTTGGCCTGGGATTTctgagggatggagctgccttGGCTGCGCTGCCCGGAGCCGCTCTGCgggaaagggcagaggagagggtGGTGAGTGCAGGgaggcacccccagcctgccccacaGGGTAACACGGGCACGCCTGGGCCCCTGgccaggtgctctgggcagctgctgatcctcctgggcccagctcagctccctggcactggggcagcctccaGCACCCTCCCTTGGCTGCACACCTTGCTCCAggccagcacacacagggctgagggcagcagggagagaggagacaGGGAAGGGTCGGTGTGCGTTGTGTCTGCTCATGGCtctgtttctgtgtctgtgtgtgcacatacTGCCTGAGggcctctctcctctcctcttgggGCCACGGGGGAGAAGGAAGGGGCTGTGTGATCCTGGGGAGCCTtaggggcaggggcagagcccaCAGCAAGTGCAATGCATTTTCAGAGAGTTCATTACCTGATCTTCCTGCTGGCGTTGGCAGCACAGTATCATCTGCAAATATGGAAGCTGTTGCAGTACCAGGATATGTAAAATAAAGGGACAAACTATGACAATCGAAATCCACGGTTAGACCTGAAAGCTCCTGCAGGGTCGTGGCTGTGGTGAGGAACCCCTTTGGTGCTGGCCTGTGGAGCTGCCCCTCTGAGGATGGGGGAGGTTGAGGTGCCCCAGATGAGGGGGCACTACCTGGCCATAGCTggtgcagcctggcagcagggggGTTATGCTGAGCACCCACCCTGGCAGAGCACACCCCAGGCCTTCCTCCTCACCTCATCATCCTCCTACAGGCCCTGTGTGTATGTGCAGGTGTGAGCATGTGCCTGTCGCTGCATGTGTGCGCCGCAGAGCATGAGCGAGGGAGGGACAGAAGGACCAGGGAAGCCAAGGGGGAGCACGAGCCCTAGGAGATGGCCCAGCAAGGGGCTGAGGTGCCAGGGGCACTGCTTACCTGCCCATCCTGCTGCAGATGGTGGTGGAGGATCTGCGAGTGAGGCTGCTGATGCGGGGTCAGGATGTGCATGAAGGGGGTCGGGGGGTACGCCGCCGCCGTGGCGGGGTTGATGGGGCCACCACTGCCCAGAGCTGAAGGCAGGTTGAAGGAGGC encodes:
- the HAX1 gene encoding HCLS1-associated protein X-1 gives rise to the protein MSFYDVFRGFFGFPGRCRPRDPLFGGAAWDEEEDEEEDGGPSMSQPPQDFGFGFSPGSSRGAFEELFRDMGELLGVLGGFWAEPQQPFEPALPGPGEGSARRPLRDSMLKQPDSPPASAAPGSSGDLARPWRPFLGLEDAPRAPPALKEDQDLDSQVSSAGLGTILRPDEPRSHSYFKSVSVTTVTLPDGAVEERRTVQDSQGRRETTVTRRRGDQAFISTTREDGQSKDYREEVLNMDDRDLAQFAGTWAQQEEIPAANLGPSSALGSFLRRWFSSW